The genomic region CCATGCATAGGAAtcaaatgaatgtatgaatgaataaatgaaagaatgaagtgtGAGCCACAGAACCTAGCCCAGAGCTGGGCTTCCATCCCCTCACCCAGCATTCACTAAACCCGTTTGTGCCAGATGCCGGCACTTGGGAGAGGACCAAAACCGTGTCTCACGCTCATTTCGGGGAAAGACAGACATGTGGACTCATGACAATTTCTCCATCTGGTAAGTGTTGTAAGGAGGTCACAAAAAAGGCTGGGGAGCAAGGGAAGAGTGCAATTAATTATTTGGGGAGTTAGAGAGGGCTTCCCAAGGAGTGACATTTGGTAGGCCTTAAAGGACAAGTAGAAGTTTGCTAATTAGAAGATAGGAAGATAGAAAAAGTAGGGAGGCATGAAAGGACCTGTGAAAGTCAAAATGTGGCCAGTACTGGTGGTACATGGTATGGGAAGGGGGCTAGAATGGGTCGGCTGTGAGGGCCTTGCTAGACAGAGGAGTCCCTATTTCATCCAGAGCTGGCCCACTTTCATGGAGCCAGCCAGGAGAGCAGTGCCTTTGTAGCACTAGGGGTAGAGGGGAGTGTTAAGAGATGGGAGGTGATCAGGAAGTCTTGTGCTGCCTGTTTGTTTGTGTCCCTGGCCAGGCCTAAGTCACATTATCCCAGCACTTGGTGCACATCTGGTACTCGTCCAGGACCCATGAATAAAGGGATGAATCAATGAATGGTTGATCAGTGGCTGGAGGGGAGAGGTGGGAGCGGGATGCAGAGCGGCTGAAGGCACCAGAGCCGCGGCTGGCTTTCAGGACGGAAGGGTGGGGGCGCCCTGGACTCACCCTGCGCACAGCGGCGGGGCGTTGCGGCCCCCAACCCGGGACCCAGCGCGCGGCAGCAGGCGGCCTGTGAGCGGCGCCGGCTCTGCAGCTGGAAGGAGACGCGCCGTCCCGCCGCCTCGGCCTCGAAGCCGGATACCACTTCGGCCTCGGCCAGCGGGTACACGAACACGCCTGGAAGGCGGACAGGAGGCGCTGTCGGACCTCGCCCGGCACccgctccccacccaccccacgcCCACCCTCAGGCCTCACCGTCCACCGGCTGCGACTGCGGATTGTGGTAGGTGAGCCGGGCCCGCAGGCTAAGGCAGGGTCCGTTGGCACAGGCCCGGACCCAGGAGTCCGTGAGGGGCAGCGGCGTCCAGCTGGACGGGCAGTACAGACCGGGCATGGTGCCAGGTGGCCggccctgggggtgggagtgCTCGATGAAGGGGTGCGCAGAATGAGCCCCGAAAGCCCGCTTTCGCTCCTGGAAGCCAGCCGCAGGAATCTAACTCAGGCACTAGGAGGCGGGCCTGCAGGGGGGCCCCGGGCTCCCGCCTGGTCGACAGGTGGCGGGGGAGGGGGTAggtagggaaggggaagggaaggagggaggatggCGAGATGGGCATCCTGGCCCGTTACCTGGGAAGCCGGGGCAGAACGCAGCTCCGGGCTGAGTGGGGCCCCGGGAAGCAGAGGGTTAATGATTAACCCTCACTCCGGGCGCCCGGCAGTCCCGCCGCTGGCTCCTCTGGGGgcgggggatggggggtggttttCGCAGCTGTTCCAACACCCGCTCCGGGGCTTCACCGCCACCCGCGTACCTGCCGGCTCCGCGGGGCTCCCAGAGGCTGCCAGCTGTCGGAAGTGGCCCGGGGCGGAGGGCGGTGGGGGGAAAGCTGGAAGAAGCTCTGGGCAGGGAGCAAAGGTTTAAAGGGCCAGCATCCTCCCGGCCCCCAGCCCAGCAAGGgagagcaggggtggggtggggtgggaaccGAGGGGCCGCAGGCTGTTTCCCTCTCACGCCGCATCCGATGCGGGCGCGGAGAGGGGCTACAGGCTGGGATGGAGGGGGTTGGGAAGAACAAGATAAGGAGGCGAAAAGAAGGGGTCTTTAGAGGCAAGGCGCTGAGAGGTGTCGGCGCAGGGGGATGCAGGGGGATCCGTCCGGGGCACTTCTCCCCACCCTGGTAGAGCTGGTCCCGGAGTGGTGGCCGCTGCGGTCGCCGCCGCTCCCACTGCCGGACTGTCAGCGGGTGCCGCGAGCTGGGTCTGGgacaccccagccccaccccgcGGGCAGCACCAGACTCACCGTTGAATCCTCCAAGGAGTTCTGGATTTCGCGACCGGAGCAGGGCGGGTGGCGCCGCCTCTGCGTCCTGGGCCACACTCGGTCCGAACGCCTGCGGGGCGCCCACTCGGGTACCCGGCTGCGGCCGCTCTGAGTCCCGCAGCGGCGCGGGCCCTGCGGGTGCTGCTCCCGCCCCTGCTCCGGGAGGCCGCCCCTCCCGCCGCCTCTGCCGCGCCCGCTGCTGCGGCCGGGCTGGCGCTCTCACCCTGGAGGACGCTGTACCGCCTCGGCGTCAGCCTTGGCTGCCAGAACCAGACAGGGCACCGCAGTGCAGGGACGGAGTCTTCGCAGCCTCACAGCCCCCCATCAATGCCTGATCCAGGCCTCCTCGGCCCCACCCTTCCAGCCCTTCAGGAAGTGAGGCGTCCTGGAAGTGCGGCAGAGCCTCTCAGCCTGCAAACCCCCGGCACTGCAGCGACCCCAGTTATCCCATTATTCCCGTTCCCGGCCCCgcccgccccctcccccgcccGGGTAGGCTTCCCGGCACTGCAGTGACCCTCCCTCAGCACTGCTACGAGCACCAGCCGCCCCATCGCTGTAGGTCCTCTCCCCACAAAAAGCCAGCCTCTTTTCTCTTGCACAGTGCTCCTCCACCACCGCAGAAACCGTCCCTCATCACCGCAAGGGAGTGTGGGGAGGGGATCATGGCAGGTGGATCCCTCAGGCCATAACCCCTTGGcgtctcagttgctctgagcctTGGAAGTAAGGCCTCCCAGCTCGCAGAGTCCCATCATGACAGTGACCCCCCAAACCCTACCCGTCACTGCAGCACCCTCAGGAGAAAACGTCCCTGCTTGTAAAACAGGTCCCTTGTTATTGGCAGAATTTTCATGCAGCTTGACAGTGTTATGCTGCAAAGGATTAGGAAAGTCTGTAAAACCTTTCCCTGGCCTCCTGAGGAAGGATCTGAGTGCCCTGGGGGAGTTGAGGGGAGGTGACCCTGTTTGGGGGTGACCCACGCAAGCTTTCTTGCAGAGACCATACCCAGGTTATGCAAAAAAAGTGAGGAGAAGTGGAGGGGGGCGGTAGCCATTGGGGAGTGTCCCATCAAGCCAGACCCAGAATCCTTACCTCTCTCCATTAAGTCTATCTTGATTTCATCACCACACTGGCCCCAGGGAGATCCCCTGACTCCTTGAGCACCTGAGCCCTCAAGCCCAACCCATTCTCTTACTCAAACCCTTTAGTATGGGGGAGATAACTTGGCCTCTCCCCAGGGGATTTTGTAGGTGGAAATACACAGGGACAACACAGGAAGCACCAACAGATCACACCAATCCTGCCACAGGGAGCTCCTGCTGCATCCCAGCCCTGTTCTCGCCTCTGAGTATGAGCTGGGGTTCCACTGATCCCTCTCCTCCCTTCGCTGCTGAGCCCTTCCTGTAGACTCATTCTAGGTGAGGGTCTCTCTCACAAGTCTGGGGGAGAAGCAGTGGACAGTGAGTGGGCTGATGGATCTAGGTGATCCAGGTCCAAGTCCCCAGGCAGGATCAGCTCTGTTCCTGACAGCCCCATGGGGCCATCTCTCCATGGGCAACTTGTACTCTGCCCCTTTTGCAAGTGAACCACGGGCTATATGTGGCCCTCAGACCAAACCCAAGGCTGCAGGGAGTAGTCTTTAGGTGCCTGAAAcacaaggaaatggaaaaattggaTCTTGCCTTTGGTCCTGAGGAGAGCTTGAATGTAAAGATGGATGGTGTCCCTTTCAGAGATCTAACACACTGGAAGAAGCCAAGCTTTGCTGAGAAACTGGACAAGCCCTGAGAGCCTGCTGGAAGTCTATCTTAGCTGAGGCAAACCCGGGGAGAGACAGGTCAGCCACTCATCAAGAGGCATAGAGCATCCTGCATGCCGGGGCAGGCCATTGCAAGCTGCTTGGTCCCTGGGGTATCTCTGTGGGGGCAGCAAGAAAGGTCTCTGAGGCCCAGCTGGGTGGCACTCTGACGTGGGACAGCAGGGTGGCAGCTGAGTGCAGGAGGGCATAGCACAGCCCCAGGGGGCCCAGGAACCAGCTTCCAGGAGGTGGAGGAGATCCAAGGCAGGGCAGAGGAATGGCATCAGGCTTGAGTGGTCTTTTACGTGCCAGGTTCAAGGGAGGATTTAGAGCTGAAAAGGTATAGCCTCTGCCTTGAAGAGGTCCACACTTAAGTAAAAAAGGCAAATACTCAGTTACAATAGATTGAGATAAGGTCTATGTTACAGAGAAGTAGTGGCtgtttacaaaaaaagtttttctcaGGGAACAATTAGGAGGAACACTTTATGTggttgaggggtggggagggacgtTTAAGCTGAGTCCTAAGTGGGAGTTGAACAGTGAAGAGGaaggtgttccaggcagagagatcagcttgtCAAAGAGTCAGAGGGACTAAGGAAATATAAGTAggtgtgtatttatttttctcttaatatttgtCAAGCACTTAtcatgggccaggcactgtgctaagcatggtttatctcatttaataatcagaactgaagcccagagaagcagCTTGATCAAGATCACAAACTAGCCTGGaaagcatcatgttgagtgaaataagccagtcacaaaaggacatatattgtatgatttcacttatatgaaacacctagaataagcaaattcatagagacagaaagtagattacaggtcaTGGGGTGAAGGAGGAGGAatggaagttattgcttaatgggtgcagagtttctgtttagggtgatgaaaaagttttggtaatagaggtggtgatagtagcacaacattgtgaatgtaattaataccactgaattgtacacttgaaagtggttaagatgggaaattttgagttgtttatatgttaccacacttaaaaagtttaaaaaagatcACAAACTCGTAAAGTGGTAGAGCCAGGGTGTTCGACTCAGATGGTCTGGCTTTAGAACCCTTGTTTTTAAACTGCTGTTCTAGACAATGCAACTTTCTTGATGTTTATTTCCTGGTTTATTTCTCTCTGATAGTCCCTAAATCTCTTAATCAAATGCCCTTTTGAAAATTCCCATCAGTCTTGGCtgacctcaaaataaaaaaaaaagaggaacaggCAGAGAAAGCCTATGTTTTCCCTGTTATGGCAGCGAGGCCAAGCACCAAGCCAGTGGACAGAAGGGGAGGTGGTGGGGCCAGGGCAGGGAAGGAGACTGAAGAAGTTGAGGATGGAGGTTCTCCTCCTGAGCAGGCGAGCGCCTCTGGGAGGGACTCCTTCTTCTTAGCTTAGGGCTGGGCACAAGTAAGTGTCCAAAAAATGTTGGCTGGCTGTGAATTGGCCACCATGATGATGTGAGGAAAACTTCCGGCACTGTTAGTGAAATTGACCCTGTCATCCAGTCTCTGCTGGGCCACTGCGGCCCCTGTCAGGGGCATCTGTTGACCTCAACCACCGCCAAGCTGACCTGTGGGGTGCTGCTTCTCCTCTGATCTGGCCCTAGGGGGAGGATTCAGACTTGCCCTTCAACTCAGGATAGCTCTGCCTAGGTGCAGCTGGAACATATCAACAAAGCTTTATCAAGGATAGTGGTGATGGAGGGTGGGTGGTAAACATGGAGGGAAATAGACCCAGGGAATAACACTCAGTGACATAATCTTGTTGCAAGGCACGACTCAATTATCTTCTGCTTGTGAGCTGATTCCCTGCCCTTTCGGGCAATGGTCTTGTTTCCCTGAATCTTAGAAGCATCTATACTTTCAGATTCAAACTCCAAAATAGGTATAGAGAAAGAAAGGTGTTCCATCTCCTACCTGTCTAAAGCCTGACTTCCGTAATCCCAGCCCCTGTTGGAAGCCTAAATCTTCCtagttcatttattcactcattcattcacttaataaatatttcttgttgGAGTCTACTATGTGCTAGAGCTGTGCCTACAGCAGGAAACAAGATAGTGGTGGGTCTCTCCTCTCATGAAAGATGTCGAATAAGTGCACAAtta from Choloepus didactylus isolate mChoDid1 chromosome 1, mChoDid1.pri, whole genome shotgun sequence harbors:
- the LOC119520388 gene encoding basic proline-rich protein-like; translation: MGRLVLVAVLREGHCSAGKPTRAGEGAGGAGNGNNGITGVAAVPGQRARQRRREGRPPGAGAGAAPAGPAPLRDSERPQPGTRVGAPQAFGPSVAQDAEAAPPALLRSRNPELLGGFNGESGAARGVGLGCPRPSSRHPLTVRQWERRRPQRPPLRDQLYQGGEKCPGRIPLHPPAPTPLSALPLKTPSFRLLILFFPTPSIPACSPSPRPHRMRPGSLWEPRGAGRYAGGGEAPERVLEQLRKPPPIPRPQRSQRRDCRAPGVTGQDAHLAILPPSLPLPYLPPPPPPVDQAGARGPPAGPPPSA